One window from the genome of Penaeus monodon isolate SGIC_2016 chromosome 2, NSTDA_Pmon_1, whole genome shotgun sequence encodes:
- the LOC119578171 gene encoding magnetosome-associated protein MamJ-like — translation MRCGASARPPGAIYVSCITLNRPRVIINGPIKQEAPVIVPEQVPLEGQFVPEQLPPVKPVESVAVASASVGKLENFSLDEIPLDMLPGGLFGRSEQAPEDLHVEGQAPVFVPEDIHVEEQAPVFVPKDIYVEEQAPVFVPKDLHDEEQAPVFVPEDLPVEEQAPVFVPKDLPLPKVLPGRGEPPLFLTDYRPFKEQAPVFVPKDLPVEEQAPVFVPEDLPVEEQAPVFVPKDLHDEEQAPVFVPEDLPVEEQAPVFVPEDLPVEEQAPVFVPEDLHLPKVLPGLGETPLFLTDYYPVEEQAPVFVPKDIYVKEQAPVFVPKDLPLPKVLPGRGEPPLFLTDYRPFKEQAPVFVPKDLLLKNKHQYYRPFKEQAPVFVPKDLHDEEQAPVFVPEDLPVEEQAPVFVPKDLPVEEQAPEFVPKDSYVEEQAPVFVPKDLPDEEQATVFLQEDCLAKIRAAGARGVDRADAGGRVTSALSVFEGSQNIR, via the exons ATGAGGTGTGGCGCGTCTGCTAGGCCACCAG GTGCAATCTATGTCAGTTGTATTACTTTGAATCGTCCTCGGGTAATCATAAATGGGCCTATAAAACAAGAAGCTCCAGTGATTGTACCAGAACAAGTCCCCCTTGAAGGGCAGTTTGTACCAGAGCAGCTCCCGCCTGTAAAGCCTGTGGAATCAGTTGCTGTGGCTTCAGCTTCAGTAGGAAAACTGGAGAACTTTTCTTTGGATGAGATCCCACTAGATATGCTCCCTGGCGGACTATTTGGGCGAAGTG AACAAGCACCCGAGGATCTCCATGTCGAAGGACAAGCACCAGTGTTTGTGCCAGAGGATATCCATGTTGAAGAACAAGCACCAGTGTTTGTGCCAAAGGATATCTATGTTGAGGAACAAGCACCAGTGTTTGTGCCAAAGGATCTCCATGATGAAGAACAAGCACCAGTGTTTGTGCCAGAGGATCTCCCTGTTGAAGAACAAGCACCAGTGTTTGTGCCAAAGGATCTCCCT CTGCCAAAGGTTCTCCCTGGTCGAGGTGAACCACCATTGTTTCTGACAGACTATCGTCCTTTTAAAGAACAAGCACCAGTGTTTGTGCCAAAGGATCTCCCTGTTGAAGAACAAGCACCAGTGTTTGTGCCAGAGGATCTCCCTGTTGAAGAACAAGCACCAGTGTTTGTGCCAAAGGATCTCCATGATGAAGAACAAGCACCAGTGTTTGTGCCAGAGGATCTCCCTGTTGAAGAACAAGCACCAGTGTTTGTGCCAGAGGATCTCCCTGTTGAAGAACAAGCACCAGTGTTTGTGCCAGAGGATCTCCAT CTGCCAAAGGTTCTCCCTGGTCTAGGTGAAACACCATTGTTTCTGACAGATTATTATCCTGTTGAGGAACAAGCACCAGTGTTTGTGCCAAAGGATATCTATGTTAAGGAACAAGCACCAGTGTTTGTGCCAAAGGATCTCCCT CTGCCAAAGGTTCTCCCTGGTCGAGGTGAACCACCATTGTTTCTGACAGACTATCGTCCTTTTAAAGAACAAGCACCAGTGTTTGTGCCAAAGGATCTCCTGTTGAAGAACAAGCACCAGT ACTATCGTCCTTTTAAAGAACAAGCACCAGTGTTTGTGCCAAAGGATCTCCATGATGAAGAACAAGCACCAGTGTTTGTGCCAGAGGATCTCCCTGTTGAAGAACAAGCACCAGTGTTTGTGCCAAAGGATCTCCCTGTTGAAGAACAAGCACCAGAGTTTGTGCCAAAGGATAGCTATGTTGAGGAACAAGCACCAGTGTTTGTGCCAAAGGATCTCCCTGATGAAGAACAAGCAACTGTGTTTCTGCAAGAAGATTGCCTTGCTAAA ATCAGGGCTGCAGGAGCTAGAGGTGTTGACCGAGCCGATGCTGGAGGCAGAGTGACTTCGGCTCTCTCAGTTTTTGAGGGTTCACAAAATATTCGCTAA